In Methylotenera mobilis JLW8, the following are encoded in one genomic region:
- a CDS encoding CBS domain-containing protein, whose translation MKTLQQLLDGKKYKEVISIAPHRPVFDALVVLAEYKIGALIVLEGQSLVGIFSERDYAREVILKGRSSKTTSIHEVMTSKVLTATPSDSVEYALSLMTEHRIRHLPVVVDGKVVGVLSIGDLVKETIAYQQELIKQLQSYIKN comes from the coding sequence ATGAAAACACTACAACAATTACTAGATGGTAAAAAGTATAAAGAGGTCATTTCCATCGCCCCACACCGCCCGGTATTTGACGCACTAGTCGTTTTGGCTGAATACAAAATTGGCGCATTAATCGTACTAGAAGGGCAAAGCTTAGTTGGTATTTTTTCTGAACGCGATTACGCGCGTGAGGTGATACTTAAAGGCCGTTCATCCAAAACCACATCAATTCACGAAGTAATGACCAGCAAGGTGTTGACTGCCACCCCCAGCGACTCGGTAGAGTACGCATTGTCACTCATGACAGAGCATCGCATCAGACACTTACCTGTAGTGGTGGACGGAAAGGTAGTAGGCGTACTCTCGATCGGCGATTTAGTGAAAGAAACCATCGCCTATCAGCAAGAGCTGATTAAGCAGCTACAAAGCTACATTAAGAACTAA
- a CDS encoding cytochrome b/b6 domain-containing protein → MMKWTLIVRLTHWLVAAGVIVNFFNESGYAHRFIGYVCAALVLLRLVNGFCFARIEASTLHLPGVKAIKSHLQSLLKRETHDYVGHNPLGQYAVYVMWTLILLLALTGWLSRTDELWGEDWPVDLHEALSYCLQGMVVLHLLAVTLLSKWQGKNLISAMIRGK, encoded by the coding sequence ATGATGAAGTGGACATTAATCGTGCGGCTAACCCATTGGCTAGTGGCAGCAGGGGTGATTGTTAATTTCTTTAATGAATCTGGCTATGCGCATCGCTTCATAGGCTACGTCTGCGCTGCATTGGTGCTGTTACGTTTAGTCAATGGCTTCTGCTTTGCGCGTATAGAAGCTTCAACGCTGCATTTGCCTGGGGTGAAGGCGATTAAGTCACATCTTCAATCGCTGTTAAAGCGAGAGACGCACGATTACGTTGGACACAACCCTTTAGGGCAGTACGCGGTTTACGTGATGTGGACCTTGATTTTATTGCTAGCGCTTACAGGCTGGCTAAGTCGCACCGATGAATTGTGGGGTGAGGACTGGCCGGTCGATTTGCACGAAGCCTTGTCCTACTGTTTACAAGGCATGGTTGTGCTGCATCTGCTGGCGGTGACGTTATTGTCTAAATGGCAGGGCAAGAACTTAATCAGCGCCATGATTCGCGGTAAATAA
- a CDS encoding alpha-hydroxy acid oxidase, with translation MALLSKLTAIPPGIQTAEDYLAHAQPRLSPEVLHYLEGGSGKGISLKANLDAFDGVQLMSRPLTDVRCGHTRINLFGQNFEHPLLLAPIAYQRLFHDHGESVAAMAANAQTGQMVVSSLASQSLEEIIEAAGQPLWFQLYWQGDRPRTLRLLNRALSAGYNAVMFTVDAPVKQAVMALPDDVRAVNLESPLSQPPVQANQSLVFDGWMTQAPSWDDVAWLRDQIKVPLLVKGLLHTDDVANTLRLGCDGLVVSNHGGRVLDGVPTSLAVLPEIANMVAGKACLLFDSGIRRGQDAFKALALGADAVMIGRPYIWGLSVAGALGVAHVIRLMRDELEMTMALSGAATLADIKLSSLSDSALGR, from the coding sequence ATGGCTTTACTCAGCAAGTTGACAGCGATTCCGCCCGGCATTCAAACTGCAGAAGATTATCTTGCACATGCTCAGCCAAGATTAAGCCCAGAAGTTTTACATTATCTTGAAGGGGGCTCAGGTAAAGGTATCAGCTTAAAAGCCAATTTAGATGCGTTTGATGGGGTGCAATTGATGTCTAGGCCGTTGACAGACGTGAGATGCGGCCACACGCGTATTAATTTATTCGGCCAAAACTTTGAGCATCCTCTATTGCTAGCGCCAATCGCTTACCAGCGCTTGTTTCACGATCACGGTGAGAGTGTGGCTGCCATGGCTGCCAATGCACAAACCGGGCAAATGGTCGTCAGCAGCTTAGCCAGCCAATCACTGGAGGAAATTATCGAGGCGGCAGGTCAGCCCTTATGGTTTCAGTTGTACTGGCAGGGTGATAGGCCACGTACTTTGCGTTTGCTCAATCGTGCGTTATCCGCAGGTTACAACGCAGTGATGTTTACTGTAGATGCGCCGGTAAAGCAAGCAGTGATGGCATTGCCTGACGATGTACGCGCGGTGAATCTGGAGTCTCCGTTATCTCAGCCGCCGGTACAGGCCAACCAAAGCTTGGTGTTTGATGGCTGGATGACACAGGCGCCGAGTTGGGATGATGTCGCTTGGTTGCGAGATCAAATCAAAGTGCCACTGTTAGTGAAGGGTTTATTGCATACTGATGATGTTGCAAATACCTTGCGTCTGGGGTGCGATGGGCTTGTGGTGTCCAACCATGGTGGACGTGTGTTGGATGGCGTACCTACCAGCCTTGCTGTGCTGCCTGAAATTGCCAATATGGTTGCCGGCAAAGCTTGCCTGCTTTTTGACAGTGGCATTCGCCGCGGGCAAGATGCATTTAAAGCGCTGGCATTAGGTGCAGATGCTGTGATGATAGGCCGGCCTTACATTTGGGGGCTTTCTGTTGCGGGTGCACTAGGTGTTGCTCATGTAATACGTTTGATGCGAGACGAGCTCGAAATGACCATGGCGCTTTCTGGTGCCGCTACTCTGGCTGATATTAAACTAAGTAGTTTAAGTGACAGCGCGCTAGGAAGATAA
- a CDS encoding Fe2+-dependent dioxygenase yields the protein MLQHVPDVLTAEELAEARRLLAKASWVDGRVTAGTQAAIVKNNQQLPENAPEIRALRQLVHMALSRNPLFFSTALPSRILPPFFNRYIGDTNHYGFHVDNAMRMMPDGSGYVRADVSATLFLSEPDEYEGGELMIEDTFGRHAFKFKAGSMVVYPSSSVHQVTPVTKGARVACFMFIQSMVRDAEKRRLLYDMDISLAQLRQTVGESEAVVHLTGVYHNLLRLWAE from the coding sequence ATGTTGCAGCATGTGCCTGATGTGTTAACCGCTGAAGAGTTGGCAGAGGCCCGCCGTTTGCTCGCTAAGGCAAGCTGGGTCGATGGCCGAGTCACTGCGGGGACGCAGGCTGCAATTGTAAAGAATAATCAGCAGCTGCCGGAGAATGCGCCTGAAATCCGCGCCCTTAGGCAGTTGGTGCACATGGCGCTTAGCCGCAATCCGCTGTTTTTCTCTACGGCGCTACCTTCTAGAATCCTGCCACCATTTTTTAACCGCTATATTGGCGATACCAATCACTATGGCTTCCATGTTGATAACGCCATGCGCATGATGCCGGATGGCAGCGGCTACGTGCGCGCGGATGTGTCAGCCACTTTGTTTTTATCCGAACCGGACGAATATGAAGGCGGTGAACTGATGATAGAGGATACCTTCGGTCGCCACGCCTTCAAGTTCAAAGCCGGGAGCATGGTGGTGTATCCATCTTCGTCTGTGCATCAGGTAACGCCTGTAACCAAAGGTGCGCGCGTAGCTTGTTTTATGTTTATTCAGAGCATGGTGCGTGACGCTGAAAAACGTCGCCTGCTGTACGATATGGATATCTCGCTCGCACAGCTACGCCAAACGGTGGGGGAGTCTGAGGCCGTTGTGCATCTAACCGGTGTTTACCATAATCTTTTGCGGCTATGGGCTGAGTAA
- a CDS encoding PepSY domain-containing protein, with the protein MRILFALLALLPIYAHASADCPVHPKEEWASEDTLKKALTDEGYTIKKFKVDGNCYEMYGRNKDGKKVEIYFDTKTLAIIKAEGLRD; encoded by the coding sequence ATGCGCATATTATTCGCACTATTAGCTTTACTCCCTATTTACGCACATGCGTCAGCAGATTGCCCTGTGCATCCAAAAGAAGAGTGGGCATCAGAAGATACCCTGAAAAAAGCATTAACGGATGAAGGTTATACTATCAAGAAGTTTAAAGTTGATGGTAACTGCTATGAGATGTACGGCCGTAATAAAGACGGCAAAAAAGTAGAAATCTATTTCGATACAAAAACATTGGCTATCATTAAGGCCGAAGGTCTTAGGGATTAA
- a CDS encoding TonB-dependent receptor, with amino-acid sequence MMLTQHKSLTQKSLYLAVMLALPAINAIAEEKTAEAAPQQTLEEVNVKAAAVKEIGGYQATKTRVGKVLQDPQDVPQAITSVTHDLMHDQQISSLRDALRNVSGLTFNAAEGGRGGDNFNLRGFYTFGDIYLDNMRDTAQYYRETYNLEQVDVLRGSAAMLFGRGQAGGVINQVTKMAKLEDKNIVTGSLGSYSYHQMTGDFNKKLGETTAIRVNVMDRHEENYRQNPATGDRPEIDRQGIAVSFGTGIGTDNEFYLNHVYTQTRDVPDFGISFFNKRPANRTVATGKIDDKTFYGGNQNFDNSDTRVTTGIFTHKFSEDTQLRTQLRSASYDRAYWAKTPHQTAANAVPTNASLVLGQNQARKSSYDTLNLQSDFSTKLDLAGMKHQVLAGVEYLKEDSYRQSLRNIGTASVPGYTESQVTGTPTKFDADNYAVYAQDTIEFVKNWDLLVGLRRDELRADYSSATSPKLSYGENSYRTGLSWHQTPDSHYYVSYSDSFSPTADLYQLTVAPLPPERSKTVELGAKWLFLDGDLSFRTALYRTTKDWERSTDLEATASILTKKRRTDGLEFEVAGHLTDNWEVFGGVAFMDAKILEVAENVNASTGVITKAYSGYKGQRARNTPAMTANLWTTYTIAGNWKIGGGFEAKGERTGYNPSGGAGTNFVNGAFKPNVVPGYTRWDAMAAYEAKKWAVRLNVKNLFNKVYYGDVYDNGAFLTPGNSRTAILTTEIKF; translated from the coding sequence ATGATGTTGACACAACATAAATCACTGACACAAAAATCACTGTATTTAGCAGTGATGTTAGCCTTACCGGCAATAAACGCAATTGCAGAAGAAAAAACGGCAGAAGCCGCGCCGCAACAGACGCTAGAAGAAGTGAATGTAAAAGCCGCTGCAGTTAAAGAGATTGGTGGCTACCAAGCTACAAAAACCCGCGTAGGTAAAGTACTGCAAGATCCACAAGACGTCCCACAAGCGATTACCTCAGTGACGCATGACTTGATGCACGATCAGCAAATCAGCTCACTACGCGATGCACTGCGTAACGTTTCAGGCTTAACCTTTAACGCGGCTGAAGGTGGCCGTGGCGGCGATAACTTCAATCTACGTGGTTTCTACACATTCGGTGATATCTATCTCGATAATATGCGTGATACCGCACAATACTATCGTGAAACATATAACTTGGAGCAAGTAGACGTATTGCGAGGTTCTGCAGCTATGTTGTTTGGCCGTGGTCAGGCTGGTGGTGTGATTAACCAAGTGACTAAAATGGCTAAGCTTGAAGACAAAAATATCGTTACAGGTAGCTTAGGTAGTTACTCTTACCATCAAATGACTGGCGATTTCAATAAAAAGCTGGGGGAAACTACCGCAATTCGCGTTAATGTGATGGATAGACACGAGGAAAACTACCGTCAAAATCCAGCGACTGGTGATAGGCCAGAGATTGATCGTCAAGGTATTGCAGTTAGCTTTGGTACGGGTATCGGTACGGATAATGAGTTTTATCTAAACCACGTGTACACGCAAACGCGAGATGTGCCAGATTTTGGTATTTCATTCTTCAATAAGCGTCCAGCCAATCGTACTGTTGCAACTGGTAAAATTGACGACAAGACTTTCTATGGTGGTAATCAAAACTTTGACAATAGTGATACGCGAGTCACTACAGGTATCTTCACTCATAAGTTTTCCGAAGATACGCAGTTGCGTACGCAGTTGAGAAGTGCAAGTTATGACCGTGCATATTGGGCAAAAACACCACACCAAACAGCCGCAAATGCAGTGCCTACAAACGCATCATTAGTGCTTGGTCAAAATCAGGCAAGAAAATCAAGCTACGATACATTGAATTTGCAATCAGACTTCAGCACCAAGTTAGATTTGGCAGGAATGAAGCATCAAGTATTGGCGGGCGTTGAGTATTTGAAAGAGGACTCATACCGTCAGAGTTTGCGGAACATAGGAACTGCATCTGTGCCTGGTTATACAGAGAGTCAGGTAACAGGAACTCCAACTAAATTCGATGCAGATAACTATGCAGTTTATGCACAAGATACGATTGAGTTTGTAAAAAACTGGGACCTGTTAGTTGGTCTCCGCCGCGATGAATTACGCGCTGACTACTCAAGTGCTACATCGCCAAAACTTAGCTACGGTGAAAATAGTTATCGTACCGGTTTGTCATGGCATCAAACACCAGACAGTCACTACTATGTGAGTTATAGTGATTCATTCAGCCCCACCGCGGATTTGTATCAGTTGACAGTAGCACCATTGCCGCCAGAAAGAAGTAAAACTGTTGAGTTGGGTGCGAAATGGTTATTCTTGGACGGAGATTTATCGTTCCGTACCGCGCTATATCGTACAACTAAAGACTGGGAACGTAGCACTGATTTAGAGGCTACCGCAAGTATTCTGACTAAAAAGCGTCGCACTGATGGCTTAGAGTTTGAAGTGGCAGGTCATTTGACAGACAACTGGGAGGTATTTGGTGGCGTTGCATTTATGGATGCCAAAATTCTGGAAGTCGCAGAGAACGTGAATGCAAGCACTGGCGTGATTACAAAAGCTTACTCAGGGTATAAAGGCCAACGTGCACGTAATACACCAGCTATGACTGCCAATTTGTGGACAACCTATACCATCGCCGGCAACTGGAAAATCGGTGGCGGTTTTGAGGCTAAAGGCGAACGTACCGGTTATAACCCAAGTGGTGGTGCAGGTACTAACTTCGTGAATGGTGCATTCAAGCCTAATGTGGTGCCTGGCTATACGCGCTGGGATGCCATGGCAGCTTATGAAGCTAAAAAATGGGCAGTACGTTTAAATGTGAAAAATTTGTTTAATAAAGTCTATTACGGCGATGTATATGATAACGGCGCCTTCTTGACGCCTGGCAACAGCAGAACCGCAATCTTAACAACTGAAATCAAGTTCTAA
- a CDS encoding TolC family protein, translating to MRLCVASLLLTANQAFAEGSIWYQDQHAQQNDPLQTQFFALPKLTDDYQSPDGPCAQQPSTADFAKPLTLAEVANASLCNNPQTSEVWASARVQAAQLGIAKSAYLPSLTDNIGGNLSVLHPESATRSNPNLNLSNSLVASYLLYDFGNRNANLESARQLLLSASASQSSTVQSVLLAATVAFYQVQAKIAAVDAALEAERASSESFKAAEARYNAGVATPADKLQAQTAYAQLTLTRITNEGNLQTAYGTLANVMGLPANQKISLVSSTATTPANMPTSASILSDVNLLIAQASASRPDLIASEAQLKAAQASIDASKAAAKPTISVSMSNNLQDGSSLATSNNSTLGLTVAIPLFSGYAPTYKIRAAEATADLRAAQRDRLRLQISLDVWTAYQNLRTALQSVSASEALLASAEQSYKVALGRYKAGVGNIIDTLNAQSALANAQQQKIQAALNANITRATLAQAMGSLDNAMIQSLPSANVNALPASNTP from the coding sequence ATGCGCTTATGTGTAGCCAGCCTATTACTGACTGCCAACCAAGCTTTTGCTGAAGGTAGCATTTGGTACCAGGATCAACATGCCCAACAAAACGATCCGCTGCAAACCCAGTTTTTTGCGTTGCCCAAACTGACAGATGATTATCAGTCACCTGACGGACCGTGTGCTCAGCAGCCATCTACTGCAGACTTTGCCAAACCGCTCACATTGGCTGAAGTTGCCAATGCCAGCCTGTGCAACAACCCGCAAACCAGTGAGGTGTGGGCTAGTGCGCGCGTGCAGGCCGCACAACTAGGCATTGCCAAATCAGCATACCTACCCTCATTAACCGACAATATTGGCGGCAACCTTAGCGTGTTGCACCCGGAATCTGCTACCCGAAGCAACCCCAACCTGAACTTAAGCAATAGTCTGGTAGCTAGCTACCTGTTATATGACTTTGGGAACCGCAATGCCAATTTAGAAAGTGCGCGTCAATTATTGCTCTCAGCCAGTGCAAGCCAAAGCAGCACAGTGCAGAGTGTGCTGCTCGCCGCCACCGTGGCCTTCTACCAAGTGCAAGCTAAGATTGCTGCGGTAGATGCGGCATTAGAAGCAGAGCGCGCCAGCAGTGAGAGTTTTAAAGCCGCCGAGGCAAGATACAACGCCGGTGTAGCTACCCCCGCAGATAAATTGCAGGCGCAAACCGCTTATGCACAACTCACGCTGACCCGCATTACTAACGAAGGTAATTTACAAACCGCGTACGGCACCCTAGCTAACGTGATGGGTTTACCTGCTAATCAGAAAATAAGTCTAGTGAGCAGTACAGCCACAACACCTGCCAACATGCCTACATCCGCTAGCATACTAAGCGATGTCAACTTACTGATAGCGCAAGCCAGCGCAAGCCGCCCAGACCTGATTGCCAGCGAGGCGCAGCTTAAAGCAGCCCAAGCCAGCATTGATGCCAGTAAAGCCGCGGCAAAACCTACCATCTCGGTTTCAATGTCTAACAACCTACAGGATGGCTCCAGCTTGGCAACCAGCAACAACTCTACTTTGGGGCTGACGGTAGCAATCCCATTATTTAGCGGCTATGCGCCAACTTATAAAATCCGTGCAGCCGAAGCAACTGCAGACTTACGCGCCGCACAACGCGACCGCTTACGCTTACAGATTTCATTGGATGTATGGACCGCCTACCAGAATCTACGCACCGCACTGCAATCCGTCAGTGCTAGCGAGGCGTTGCTAGCCAGTGCTGAACAATCTTACAAAGTTGCACTCGGGCGTTACAAAGCCGGTGTCGGCAACATTATTGACACACTGAATGCGCAAAGTGCATTAGCCAATGCACAGCAACAGAAGATTCAGGCCGCACTTAACGCCAACATTACTCGCGCTACGCTCGCCCAAGCCATGGGGTCCTTAGATAATGCCATGATCCAATCACTGCCTAGCGCCAACGTTAATGCACTGCCTGCCTCCAATACCCCATAA
- a CDS encoding efflux RND transporter periplasmic adaptor subunit, which produces MKLFKNIILIIVLIALAAGAYFYYQYTHQADPADTYRLAEITQGEIEQTVSANGTLNPVTLVSVGTQISGIVKKLYVDFNDAVKKDQVLLELDNSLFMAQISQSQASVRNNQASVELAQANEKRIRQLYTQEFVSKQELDTAAQALKSAKAQLDSARGLLARDQTNLNFTIIRSPVSGVVVDRVVDVGQTVAASFQTPTLIKIAQDLSKMQINSSFAEADIGNIKVGQVTKFNVDAYPNRNFEGVVKQVRLNPTNTSNVVTYDVVISVDNNEQLLLPGMTAYVNIGVAKREQAWLVPNAALRYKPKSNDSNADSAKKEARKNANGHKRGNKGGDLNTGSIYILKDGKPLAVKVHTGITDGRYTEITGKDLNTHGINIGTQVIVAELQNNGQTQSGGNMRGPRMF; this is translated from the coding sequence ATGAAACTATTTAAAAACATCATCCTGATTATTGTGCTGATTGCGTTAGCTGCTGGTGCCTATTTTTATTATCAGTACACACACCAAGCCGACCCAGCAGACACCTATCGCTTAGCGGAAATCACTCAGGGCGAAATAGAACAGACCGTATCCGCTAACGGGACCCTTAACCCAGTGACACTGGTGAGCGTGGGTACACAGATTTCCGGTATCGTTAAAAAATTGTACGTAGACTTCAATGATGCAGTGAAAAAAGATCAGGTGCTACTAGAGCTGGATAACTCCCTATTTATGGCACAAATAAGCCAATCGCAAGCCAGCGTGCGAAACAACCAAGCTTCGGTGGAATTGGCACAAGCCAATGAAAAACGCATACGCCAACTATACACACAGGAGTTTGTATCCAAACAGGAATTAGATACCGCGGCGCAGGCATTAAAGTCAGCCAAGGCACAACTGGACAGCGCACGCGGCTTGCTGGCGCGTGACCAGACCAACCTTAACTTCACCATTATCCGCTCGCCGGTATCAGGCGTGGTGGTAGATCGCGTGGTGGACGTGGGGCAAACCGTAGCAGCCAGCTTCCAGACCCCGACCCTGATTAAAATTGCGCAGGATTTATCCAAAATGCAAATCAACTCCAGCTTTGCCGAGGCCGATATTGGCAATATCAAAGTGGGGCAAGTCACCAAGTTTAATGTGGACGCATACCCTAACCGTAACTTTGAGGGGGTGGTCAAACAAGTGCGCCTCAACCCTACCAACACCTCTAATGTAGTGACTTACGATGTGGTCATTTCTGTAGATAACAACGAGCAATTGCTACTGCCAGGCATGACAGCCTACGTCAATATTGGAGTCGCCAAGCGTGAACAGGCATGGCTGGTGCCGAATGCCGCATTACGCTACAAACCTAAATCAAACGATAGCAATGCCGACAGCGCGAAAAAAGAAGCGCGTAAAAATGCAAATGGGCACAAAAGAGGCAATAAAGGTGGCGACCTCAACACTGGCAGCATTTATATCTTAAAAGATGGCAAACCTTTAGCGGTTAAAGTACATACCGGCATTACCGACGGGCGCTATACCGAGATTACCGGCAAAGACTTAAATACGCATGGCATCAATATCGGCACGCAGGTGATTGTGGCAGAGCTGCAAAACAATGGACAAACACAATCAGGCGGCAATATGCGCGGGCCTAGAATGTTCTAG
- a CDS encoding ABC transporter ATP-binding protein has translation MQKTVIEVRQLYKDYQTAAGPFPVLKDVNLSIENGDYVAIMGQSGSGKSTFMNILGCLDKPSKGEYILDGHPVANMEQNAVAQVRNKTIGFVFQGFNLLARSSLLDNVALPLVYAGVDKAERHARAKLLLEKVGLAKYLNSRPNQISGGQQQRVAIARALVNKPRLILADEPTGNLDSATSEEIMALFSELNQEGITIVLVTHEPDIAEHASRQVRFLDGRIVQDTRTKEIGMTTTQPTSEVI, from the coding sequence ATGCAAAAAACTGTGATTGAGGTTCGTCAGCTATACAAAGACTACCAAACGGCGGCAGGGCCATTCCCCGTGCTGAAAGATGTGAACCTCAGCATTGAGAATGGTGACTACGTGGCCATTATGGGGCAATCTGGCTCAGGTAAATCCACATTTATGAACATACTAGGCTGCCTGGACAAACCCAGCAAAGGCGAATACATATTAGATGGCCATCCCGTTGCCAATATGGAACAAAACGCCGTGGCACAAGTGCGTAACAAAACCATAGGCTTTGTGTTTCAGGGCTTCAATTTATTGGCGCGTTCCAGCCTGCTGGATAACGTAGCGTTGCCGCTGGTATATGCCGGTGTCGATAAAGCAGAGCGCCACGCCCGTGCCAAGCTGCTGCTAGAAAAAGTAGGTTTGGCTAAATACCTAAATTCACGCCCCAACCAAATCTCCGGCGGCCAGCAGCAACGCGTTGCCATTGCACGCGCCTTGGTGAACAAACCCAGACTCATTTTAGCGGATGAGCCCACTGGCAATCTGGATAGCGCAACTAGCGAAGAAATCATGGCGCTATTTTCTGAACTCAATCAAGAAGGTATTACCATCGTGCTAGTAACACATGAACCTGACATTGCCGAACATGCTAGCCGCCAAGTGCGATTTTTAGACGGACGAATCGTGCAAGACACGCGTACCAAAGAAATTGGCATGACCACCACGCAACCGACTAGCGAGGTTATTTGA
- a CDS encoding ABC transporter permease: MFTAMLGEAWHAMGANRLRTFLTMLGMVIGVSAVVLMMAIGQGAEAAVKRSISAMGSNLFVVLSGPPMAGGARSATGNAPSLNVKDANAVAELDGVIGVAPVTMGKAQIVFGSNNWNTDIIGTTPSYLEIRGWSLSDGYAFSESDLRSATRVALIGKTIVQNMFGDNIDPIGKTIRIKQSPFVILGVLDSKGQTLDGRDQDDTIIVPLTTAQRKLFGNQLPGSVRQIMVQAESDNTMTMVEEGLNSLLNQRHNIREGADSDFSVRNLTAIANSAAETTRTMSLLLGAIASVSLLVGGIGIMNIMLVSVTERTREIGIRMAIGARQRDILLQFLLEAIVISIVGCLIGIAIGVSGAIMVNTITKAEIIISVNSVAIAFGVAASIGVFFGFYPARKAARLNPIEALRYQ, from the coding sequence ATGTTTACTGCAATGCTAGGTGAAGCGTGGCACGCCATGGGCGCCAATCGGCTACGCACGTTCTTAACCATGTTAGGCATGGTGATAGGCGTAAGCGCCGTGGTATTGATGATGGCGATTGGTCAGGGAGCTGAAGCGGCAGTAAAGCGCTCGATTAGCGCCATGGGTAGCAACCTGTTTGTGGTACTGTCCGGGCCACCTATGGCTGGAGGTGCCAGATCCGCCACTGGCAACGCGCCATCACTGAATGTGAAAGACGCCAATGCCGTAGCTGAGTTGGACGGTGTGATTGGCGTGGCACCGGTCACCATGGGTAAGGCGCAAATCGTGTTCGGCAGTAACAACTGGAACACTGACATTATCGGCACCACCCCCAGTTATTTAGAAATACGTGGCTGGAGTTTAAGTGACGGCTATGCTTTTTCTGAATCAGACCTGCGCTCAGCCACCCGCGTGGCATTGATAGGCAAAACTATCGTACAAAATATGTTTGGCGACAATATAGACCCGATTGGCAAAACCATTCGCATCAAACAGAGCCCTTTTGTGATTTTAGGCGTACTGGATAGCAAAGGCCAAACTTTAGATGGCCGTGATCAGGACGACACCATTATCGTGCCACTCACCACCGCACAGCGTAAACTGTTTGGCAACCAGCTGCCGGGCAGCGTCAGACAAATCATGGTACAAGCCGAATCTGACAACACCATGACCATGGTGGAAGAGGGCTTAAATAGCCTGCTTAATCAACGCCACAATATCCGTGAAGGTGCAGACAGTGACTTCTCGGTGCGCAACCTAACCGCAATTGCCAATTCGGCTGCAGAAACCACACGTACTATGTCGCTACTACTAGGCGCGATTGCTTCGGTATCCTTACTGGTGGGCGGCATCGGCATCATGAACATCATGCTGGTTTCAGTGACAGAGCGCACCCGTGAAATCGGCATACGCATGGCCATAGGCGCACGTCAGCGTGACATCTTGCTGCAATTCCTATTAGAGGCCATTGTGATTTCTATTGTTGGCTGCTTAATCGGCATTGCCATCGGTGTGAGCGGTGCCATCATGGTGAACACCATCACCAAGGCGGAGATTATTATTTCGGTAAACTCAGTAGCTATCGCCTTTGGTGTTGCCGCCAGCATAGGCGTATTCTTTGGTTTTTACCCGGCACGCAAGGCGGCAAGGCTCAACCCTATTGAGGCATTACGTTATCAGTAA
- a CDS encoding ExbD/TolR family protein, translating into MIGSGNNAGVTSHSAPMSEINTTPLVDVMLVLLVIFIITAPLLTHAVKIDLPQTSSQPIPEKPEVISIAIDAAGKMYWNDAPLVDGELKVKLQEVAQKKPQPELNIRADKETRYQLLAELMADAQNAGVSKLGFVSESK; encoded by the coding sequence ATGATAGGGTCAGGCAATAACGCAGGGGTTACCTCGCACTCAGCGCCTATGTCTGAGATTAATACCACGCCATTGGTGGATGTGATGCTGGTGTTGTTGGTGATCTTTATTATCACAGCACCTTTACTCACGCATGCGGTGAAGATTGATTTGCCACAAACCAGCAGTCAGCCTATCCCTGAAAAACCTGAAGTGATTTCAATTGCGATTGATGCCGCAGGTAAAATGTACTGGAATGATGCCCCGCTGGTGGATGGTGAGTTAAAAGTGAAATTGCAGGAAGTGGCGCAAAAGAAACCGCAGCCTGAGCTTAATATTCGTGCAGACAAAGAAACGCGTTATCAGCTCTTGGCTGAGCTGATGGCAGATGCACAAAATGCAGGAGTGAGTAAATTAGGCTTTGTAAGCGAGAGTAAGTAG